In one Ochotona princeps isolate mOchPri1 chromosome 16, mOchPri1.hap1, whole genome shotgun sequence genomic region, the following are encoded:
- the NOL3 gene encoding nucleolar protein 3 isoform X1, protein MGNAQERPSQTIDRERKRLVETLQADSGLLLDALLARGVLTGPEYEALDALPDAERRMRRLLLVVQSKGEAACLELLRCAQQTTRAPDPAWDWQHVGPGYRDRSYDPPCPGHWTPEAPGSGTLCPGLPTASVDHDEAGGPEGSEAAQSGTPEEPEVEGAEQDLEPEPEPEPEPELQPEPEPEPEPEPEPESDFQETEESEDS, encoded by the exons ATGGGTAACGCGCAGGAACGACCCTCCCAGACCATCGACCGGGAGCGCAAACGCCTAGtggagacactgcaggcagaCTCGGGGCTGCTGCTGGATGCGCTGCTGGCTCGGGGCGTGCTCACCGGACCCGAGTATGAGGCGCTGGATGCCCTGCCTGACGCTGAGCGCCGCATGCGTcgcctgctgctggtggtgcagAGCAAAGGCGAGGCCGCCTGCCTGGAGCTGCTGCGCTGTGCCCAGCAAACCACGCGCGCGCCCGACCCGGCCTGGGACTGGCAGCACGTGGGCCCGG gCTACAGGGACCGCAGCTACGATCCCCCATGCCCAGGCCACTGGACGCCTGAGGCCCCTGGGTCTGGCACCCTATGCCCAGGGCTGCCCACAGCTTCGGTGGACCACGATGAGGCTGGGGGTCCTGAGGGATCTGAGGCTGCGCAGTCCGGGACCCCAGAGGAGCCAGAAGTGGAAGGGGCTGAACAGGATCTGGAACCAGAACCAGAACCGGAGCCTGAGCCAGAACTGCAACCCGAGCCAGAACCAGAACCGGAACCTGAGCCAGAGCCAGAGTCCGACTTCCAGGAGACAGAGGAGTCCGAAG ATTCCTGA
- the NOL3 gene encoding nucleolar protein 3 isoform X2: MGNAQERPSQTIDRERKRLVETLQADSGLLLDALLARGVLTGPEYEALDALPDAERRMRRLLLVVQSKGEAACLELLRCAQQTTRAPDPAWDWQHATGTAATIPHAQATGRLRPLGLAPYAQGCPQLRWTTMRLGVLRDLRLRSPGPQRSQKWKGLNRIWNQNQNRSLSQNCNPSQNQNRNLSQSQSPTSRRQRSPKIPEGQSFEPPFPAVAHAVGEPGIRGVLLGRLAY, encoded by the exons ATGGGTAACGCGCAGGAACGACCCTCCCAGACCATCGACCGGGAGCGCAAACGCCTAGtggagacactgcaggcagaCTCGGGGCTGCTGCTGGATGCGCTGCTGGCTCGGGGCGTGCTCACCGGACCCGAGTATGAGGCGCTGGATGCCCTGCCTGACGCTGAGCGCCGCATGCGTcgcctgctgctggtggtgcagAGCAAAGGCGAGGCCGCCTGCCTGGAGCTGCTGCGCTGTGCCCAGCAAACCACGCGCGCGCCCGACCCGGCCTGGGACTGGCAGCAC gCTACAGGGACCGCAGCTACGATCCCCCATGCCCAGGCCACTGGACGCCTGAGGCCCCTGGGTCTGGCACCCTATGCCCAGGGCTGCCCACAGCTTCGGTGGACCACGATGAGGCTGGGGGTCCTGAGGGATCTGAGGCTGCGCAGTCCGGGACCCCAGAGGAGCCAGAAGTGGAAGGGGCTGAACAGGATCTGGAACCAGAACCAGAACCGGAGCCTGAGCCAGAACTGCAACCCGAGCCAGAACCAGAACCGGAACCTGAGCCAGAGCCAGAGTCCGACTTCCAGGAGACAGAGGAGTCCGAAG ATTCCTGAAGGCCAGAGCTTTGAGCCACCATTCCCTGCTGTAGCCCACGCTGTGGGAGAGCCTGGGATTCGTGGAGTGCTACTGGGCAGGCTGGCTTACTAA